The Brasilonema sennae CENA114 genome includes a region encoding these proteins:
- a CDS encoding sensor histidine kinase KdpD — protein MFDNTQTAQAGAMPATFPASISPARRGKHKIYIGMAPGVGKTYRMLEEAHALKDEGIDVVIGLLETHGRKETAQKANGLEMIPRKEIPRGGLTLTEMDTNAIIARSPQLALIDELAHTNVPDSLREKRYQDVEIILAGGIDVYSTMNIQHLESLNDLVARITGVVVRERVPDRILEEADEVVVIDVTPETLQERLLEGKIYAPQKIQQSLDNFFQRRNLIALRELALREVADNVEEDAVASTPQGQFCNIHERVLVCVSTYPNSIQLLRRGARIASYMSAPLFTIYISHPERFLTKEESLYIETCEKLCKEFDGTFIRTTGTDVAKAIAQIAEQYRITQIVIGASQRSRWQILFKGALTHKLLRLLKNVDLHIISAEKSNTPTRSAID, from the coding sequence ATGTTTGATAATACTCAAACAGCACAAGCCGGGGCTATGCCTGCAACCTTTCCTGCTAGCATAAGTCCAGCAAGACGAGGTAAGCATAAAATTTACATAGGTATGGCACCCGGAGTAGGCAAAACCTACCGGATGCTAGAAGAAGCTCATGCACTCAAAGACGAAGGAATTGATGTTGTTATTGGGCTTTTAGAAACCCACGGACGCAAAGAAACAGCCCAAAAGGCAAATGGGTTAGAGATGATACCCCGTAAGGAAATTCCTCGCGGTGGGTTAACTCTAACAGAAATGGATACGAATGCGATCATTGCTCGCTCACCTCAACTGGCATTGATTGATGAATTAGCACATACAAATGTCCCAGATTCCCTACGAGAAAAACGCTACCAAGACGTAGAAATCATTTTGGCAGGAGGTATTGATGTCTACTCCACAATGAATATTCAGCATTTGGAGAGTCTCAATGATTTGGTAGCACGGATTACTGGTGTGGTTGTGCGAGAACGGGTTCCTGACCGTATTTTAGAAGAAGCGGATGAGGTGGTAGTAATAGATGTTACACCAGAAACACTGCAAGAACGCTTGTTAGAAGGCAAGATTTACGCGCCGCAAAAAATTCAACAATCACTGGATAACTTTTTCCAACGCCGTAACCTGATTGCCTTACGAGAGTTAGCACTGCGGGAAGTCGCAGATAACGTTGAGGAAGATGCCGTTGCTTCTACTCCACAAGGTCAATTCTGTAACATTCATGAACGAGTTTTGGTGTGCGTGTCCACTTATCCCAACTCAATCCAACTGTTACGTCGAGGAGCAAGAATTGCGAGTTACATGAGTGCTCCTCTATTTACCATATATATTTCTCATCCAGAGCGCTTCCTGACTAAGGAGGAAAGTTTGTACATCGAAACTTGTGAAAAACTTTGCAAAGAATTTGATGGTACATTCATTCGTACCACTGGCACTGATGTAGCCAAGGCGATCGCACAAATTGCTGAACAATACCGGATCACTCAAATTGTGATTGGGGCAAGTCAGCGATCGCGCTGGCAAATTCTCTTTAAAGGCGCTTTAACCCATAAATTGCTACGATTACTGAAAAATGTTGATTTACATATTATTTCCGCCGAAAAAAGTAATACTCCTACTCGTTCGGCAATTGATTGA